A genomic segment from Phragmites australis chromosome 6, lpPhrAust1.1, whole genome shotgun sequence encodes:
- the LOC133922695 gene encoding uncharacterized protein LOC133922695 — translation MPQPTKPGAPPRLATPAKGNHKLGAGFRLLQAPAVVALAAALAVSTPSPAPPPQASSEPLCNLPPTLDGELDGRQGEKNRIRHPKSALAARCTSKCVSTCVLGGYGAPGVGGPFNVRRPLVVFKDTFRSRQYCLVECSDICNLIKDGEDEQ, via the exons ATGCCGCAGCCAACCAAGCCCGGGGCGCCACCAAGACTGGCGACGCCGGCCAAAGGCAACCATAAGCTCGGCGCCGGCTTCAGGCTGCTGCAGGCGCCGGCGGTGGTGGCCCTCGCGGCGGCGCTCGCGGTGTCGACGCCTTCTCCGGCGCCTCCGCCGCAGGCGTCGAGCGAGCCGCTGTGCAACCTCCCGCCGACGTTGGACGGCGAGCTGGACGGGCGGCAGGGGGAGAAGAACAGGATCCGCCACCCCAAGTCGGCCCTGGCGGCGCGGTGCACGTCCAAGTGCGTCAGCACCTGCGTCCTCGGCGGCTATGGCGCGCCCGGCGTCGGCGGGCCCTTCAACGTCAGGAG aCCGCTGGTGGTCTTCAAGGACACTTTCCGCAGCCGGCAATATTG CCTGGTCGAGTGCTCGGACATCTGCAATCTCATCAAGGACGGCGAGGATGAACAGTGA